In Kryptolebias marmoratus isolate JLee-2015 linkage group LG20, ASM164957v2, whole genome shotgun sequence, a genomic segment contains:
- the slc25a24l gene encoding solute carrier family 25 member 24, like, protein MDPFHGLFVKLDQNRDGFISVAELHEEMRKHGITSADGKAQNVVSCYDKDKDGLLDYKEFLSYMRDREKKWKIHFHDLDKNNCGVIDQEDIICLFKELGVVISKPNANKIIQMMDKDSSMTVDWDEFLHHIVLNPVDNIGELVSSWKHSLVFDVGESRAMPMEFPDDVSGFGAWKTFVLAAGLADAMSRTATAPIDRLKTQLQVQGSGAFSQGFQELKAGGLRSMWQGNAVNVLKGTPQSTLQCLIYAQMKVYTQSRSQEAHTVRQRFGLGCVSGAVAHAVFYPLEVLKVRLNLQQAGTYHGVVACARSIYRHESLSSFYRGFKPSILCMIPYAGVECAVHQSIMNWAKSHPAYSSDSKLFFFSFVAFASGQISSYPLAVIRTQQQAQAFSSESRPASGVLPGLTEIYERNGFRGYYNGMGASFVRAVPCALINYTLTRTFENLFSSIKS, encoded by the exons ATGGATCCATTCCATGGATTATTTGTCAAACTGGACCAGAACAGGGACGGATTCATATCTGTGGCAGAGCTCCACGAAGAAATGAGGAAACATGGGATCACTTCAGCAGATGGGAAGGCCCAG AATGTTGTCAGTTGTTATGACAAAGATAAAGATGGCCTGCTGGATTATAAAGAGTTTCTCAGCTACATGAGggacagagagaagaaatgGAAAATTCACTTTCATGACcttgacaaaaacaactgtg GAGTGATTGACCAGGAGGACATCATATGTTTGTTTAAGGAGTTAGGAGTGGTCATTTCAAAGCcgaatgcaaataaaataatacaaat GATGGATAAGGACAGCTCCATGACGGTGGACTGGGATGAGTTTCTGCACCACATCGTCCTCAACCCTGTGGACAACATCGGAGAGCTCGTGTCCTCATGGAAACACAGCCTG GTGTTTGATGTCGGGGAGAGCCGAGCGATGCCCATGGAGTTCCCTGACGATGTCTCTGGTTTTGGGGCTTGGAAGACGTTTGTCCTGGCCGCAGGTCTTGCGGACGCCATGTCCCGAACCGCAACGGCCCCCATCGACCGTCTGAAAACCCAGCTGCAG GTTCAAGGCTCCGGCGCGTTTTCCCAAGGCTTCCAGGAGCTGAAGGCAGGCGGTCTGCGCTCGATGTGGCAAGGCAACGCTGTCAATGTCCTGAAAGGGACGCCGCAGTCGACGCTGCAATGTCTCATCTATGCCCAG ATGAAGGTTTACACCCAGAGCAGAAGCCAGGAGGCCCACACGGTGCGGCAGCGTTTCGGCCTGGGTTGCGTCTCCGGAGCGGTTGCTCACGCCGTCTTCTACCCCTTAGAG GTGTTGAAGGTGAGGCTGAACCTGCAGCAGGCCGGCACGTATCACGGTGTCGTGGCGTGTGCCCGGTCCATTTACAGACACGAGTCCTTGTCCTCCTTTTACCGAGGGTTCAAACCCAGCATCCTCTGTATGATTCCCTACGCGGGCGTGGAGTGTGCGGTTCATCAG TCGATTATGAACTGGGCAAAGAGCCACCCGGCCTACAGCAGTGActccaaactgtttttcttcagttttgtggCATTTGCGTCCGGGCAAATCAGCAGTTACCCGCTGGCGGTGATCCGAACTCAGCAGCAAGCCCAGG CCTTCAGCTCAGAGTCGCGCCCAGCCTCAGGTGTGTTACCAGGACTCACTGAGATATACGAGCGAAACGGATTTAGAGGATATTATAACGGGATGGGAGCCAGCTTCGTCAGAGCGGTTCCGTGCGCGCTGATAAATTACACTCTCACCAGAACATTTGAAAACTTGTTTTCCTCCATTAAGTCTTGA